From Triticum urartu cultivar G1812 chromosome 2, Tu2.1, whole genome shotgun sequence, a single genomic window includes:
- the LOC125537504 gene encoding uncharacterized protein LOC125537504: MAREASSSSAPGPSELPPAARGSGSGSGSGGDTPRVPRRRARGDPLLIVCGCFSVVTAATALLCVAVNVLSAVQSFRRNGGYIFGGIFRCYAVVISLFVAVLETEWGFIIKFCKILEYWPARGMLQIFVAVMTKAYPNVERSDLILLQDIASYLLLACGLIYVISGVLCLGVLKRSRQQKATSREQAAKDLQELEKRREELEALLIAERSELV, translated from the exons ATGGCCAGGGAGGCGTCGTCGTCCTCCGCGCCGGGGCCCTCAGAGTTGCCGCCGGCCGCTCGTGGCAGCGGCAGCGGAAGCGGAAGCGGCGGGGACACGCCGCGAGTGCCGCGGCGGCGCGCCCGCGGCGACCCGCTCCTCATCGTGTGCGGCTGCTTCAGCGTCGTCACGGCCGCCACCGCCTTGCTCTGCGTCGCCGTCAACGTCCTATCCGCTGTCCAGTCCTTCCGCCGCAACGGTGGCTAC ATATTCGGGGGCATATTCCGGTGCTATGCGGTGGTGATCTCGCTATTCGTGGCCGTCCTCGAGACTGAGTGGGGATTCATCATCAAATTCTGCAAG ATATTGGAATACTGGCCTGCAAGGGGGATGCTACAGATATT TGTTGCTGTCATGACAAAGGCATACCCAAACGTTGAAAGGAGCGATCTGATTTTGCTTCAGGACATTGCCAGCTATCTGCTCCTTGCATGTGGACTAATCTATGTAATCTCG GGGGTATTATGTCTTGGTGTACTAAAGCGCTCTAGGCAGCAGaaagcaacatcacgagagcaaGCAGCCAAAGATCTGCAG GAGCTGGAGAAGCGGAGAGAGGAACTCGAGGCACTGTTAATTGCTGAGAGGTCCGAATTGGTCTGA